The Orrella daihaiensis genome contains the following window.
CAATGCCGGGTACCAATGCGACACCTGCCTTCTCAAGCAGTACATCTACCAACTGATCACTGTCATTGCTAAAGCGACTGATATCGGCGTAAACATAAAAAGCGCCATCAGGTTTGGCCGGAATATCAAAGCCGATGGCTTCAAGTCCTTGCACCAGAAAGTCTCGTCGGGCACGAAACGCTTCACGGCGATGTTCGAGCAGCTCAATGGTGTTCGGTTCAAAGCATGCAAGTGCACCATGTTGCGCTAGGGTAGGCGGGCAAATCATCAAGCTTGAGGCGAGTTTTTCGATGGGAGCCACCAGTTCTGGTGGGACGATCATCCAGCCTAGTCGCCATCCTGTCATGTGAAAGTATTTTGAAAAACTGTTCAAGATAATGAGGTTGTCGTCAATTGCCAGTGCCGAACAGCGTTTGTCGCGATAGGATAGGCCAAGGTAGATTTCATCCATCATGACAAAGCCGTTGAGTTGGTTGACCGCGTTGATGATGCCGCGCAGCTCGTCGGGCTCAATTGAAGTGCCCGTTGGGTTGCCGGGTGAAGCGATCAGCACACCAGCCGTGCGCTCGGTCCAGTGCATGCGGATGTCTTGAGCCGTCAGCTGAAACTGACGCTCAGGCTCAGTGCGTATGAGCTTGGTTGTACCGCCAGCGGCCATGATGAAGTTACTGTTTGCCGGGTAACAAGGGTCAGGCATGAGTACTTCTTGTCCCGGGTTAATCAGGGCCAGGCTAGCCAGCAGCAAGGCGCCGCTTGCGCCGTTCGTGACAATCACGCGGTGTGGGTCGACGCGAGCGCCAAGTTGATCGGCGTAAAATTGTGCGATCGCCTCACGTAGTGGCATGATGCCTGCAGCGGGACCATACTTGCCCAAACCCTTGTCAGCCGCCAACTTCATTGCCTCTAGTACGGCAGGTGCTGCCGTAAAGTCTGGCTCACCGATGCCCAAGCTGATGATGTCTCGGCCGAGGGATTGAAGCGCCAGGGTTCGTTTGAAGATTTCCATGGCGTGAAAAGTTTGGGTGTGCTGCAAACGATGTGCTAATTGGGCTGTCATGAACATCTCTGGCAAATGAATGTAAGGAAATTGTAGTGGCTGATTCAGCGTCTCGTCGGTCTTTCCTGTTTGGGCGACAAGCCACAGCCCATGACGACTGGTCAAAATTTGTTGTCACGCTGCGTCGCGCCTGTCAGGGGTCAGTTCGGCTTTTGGCCGAGCGCGAAGCGCATTTGCTACCCGCTTCGCTTGATGACGTGATTCAGGCGAGGCAGTTGTGTCAGAGTTATCACGTTTTGATGGTTCTGCAAGGTATTGAACTACCAGCATGTGATCGTGGCAAATTCATCTTGTGGGTTGAGGCTGGCAGTGCCTGGGGATCATTAATCCCCCTGGGCGATAGTGGTTTGTGGCGGGTGGATGCGGGCTGCACCCTGGCCGTGATGCAGGCAGCAGGCTTAGTCCAAGCACCCGAGACGGGTGGTGTCGAGAATCTGGGGCTTTGGTTTGCTAGCGCCTATCGCCACCTTTCTTTATCGCGCAGTGGGCTAGATGGCCGCCTGGTCAGCATAGACTGGTTATTGCCAAATGGCACGATTGAGGTATTTGGCGCCTTTGGTGCCCAGGATGCCCAGCCGCTTGCGTCGTTAGCGGCTCAGAAATTGGTGCCTAAACTTTTCGAGTTATCTGGGGCGCCTGAAGTACGAGCCGGGATTGATCGACAGCTATGGCCATCGCGATTCCATCTTGATGCTTTGTTAGACGTCAATCAGGTGAATCTGGCGCATTTTTTTATTGGTCATGGTGGCGCTCTGGGCTGGCTCGTTGCTGCGACATTTAAAAAGACCGAGATTGCGCTAGATAGTCCGATTCAACACGGGATTGGCGAAGACGTGATGGCTGAGCTTGATGCGCAAACCAAAGATATTGTTGATCCGGACAAGGTGTTTGTGTCGCTATCAGATCAAAACAGATAGAATCGACTTTTGTTTTTCTCTGACGAACCAGGTCTTCCATGGACGAAAACTTCCGCAAATCCGCGCTGCTGTATCACGAGCAGGGCCGCCCCGGCAAAATTTCCATTGCACCGACCAAGACACTATCGAATCAACGTGATCTGGCGCTTGCGTATTCTCCCGGCGTGGCGGCCGCCTGCGAAGAAATTGTGACCGACCCGGTGAATGCTGTGCGCTATACAGCGCGTGGCAATCTCGTGGGTGTCATCACCAACGGTACCGCTGTGCTGGGTTTGGGCAATATCGGCGCGTTGGCATCCAAACCTGTCATGGAAGGCAAGGCTGTTTTGTTCAAAAAATTTGCCGGTATTGATGTGTTTGATATCGAAATTAATGAGCAAGACCCCCAGAAACTGGTAGAGATCATTGCCGGTCTTGAACCCACATTCGGTGGCATCAATCTGGAAGATATCAAGGCACCTGAGTGTTTCATGGTCGAACGCGAGTTGCGTAAACGCATGAATATCCCGGTGTTTCATGATGATCAGCATGGAACGGCAATCTGCGTGACGGCTGCGTTTATCAATGGTTTGAAGGTCGTTGATAAACAGATTGAAAAGGTCAAGGTGGTCGTGTCGGGTGCTGGTGCCGCTGCGCTGGCCTGTCTAGACCTTATGGTGGATATGGGGTTGCCACTTAAAAACATCTGGGTAACCGATATTGAGGGTGTGGTGTATGAGGGACGTCAGACGTTGATGGATCCCGATAAAGCCCGTTATGCCCAAAAGACTGATGCGCGCAAACTTGCAGACGTCATTGGTGATGCGGATGTATTTCTGGGGTTATCGGCTGGCGGCGTGCTTAAACCTGACATGGTTGCGCGGATGGCAGTACGCCCGTTGATACTCGCATTGGCCAATCCGAACCCTGAAATTTTGCCGGCTGATGCCCACGCAGTGCGTGATGATGTGGTGATGTCCACTGGGCGATCGGATTATCCCAACCAAGTCAATAATGTGTTGTGCTTTCCTTACATTTTTCGTGGCGCGCTTGATGTTGGTGCCACCACCATTACCCGGGGCATGGAAAAGGCAGCCGTCCACGCGATTGCCCGCTTGGCTCAAGAGGAGCAAAGTGAAGTGGTGCAGGCAGCTTACGGCACAGGCGATGTGTCGTTTGGACCTCAGTATTTCATTCCCAAGCCTTTCGACCCGCGGTTAATCACACGGATCGCCCCCGCTGTTGCTAAAGCAGCGATGGAGGAGGGCGTGGCACTGCGACCCATTCAGGATCTCGATAGTTATGTCGAGCAGCTTGAGCAGTTCGTCTACCAGTCTGGCGCTTTCATGAAGCCAGTGTTTTCCGCAGCCAAAGGATTTGTGAAAGCTGGCGGCAAGGCCAGGATAGTGTTCACCGAGGGCGAGGACGAGCGGGTGCTGCGTGCTGTTCAGGTGGTTGTCGATGAAAAGTTAGCCAAGCCGATCCTGGTTGGTCGCCCGACCGTATTGGCAGATCGAATCGAAAAGCATGGCCTGCGTATCAAGCTTGGAGAAGACGTTGAAGTGGTCAATCCTGATTGGGACGATCGCTTTCACCGATATTGGACGACCTACTGGGAACTGATGTGCCGTCGAGGCGTCACCAAGGAAATGGCGCGGGTGGAAATGCGTCGTCGCTTGACGCTGATTGGCGCGATGATGGTCCACCTCGGGGATGCCGATGGCATGATTTGCGGCACAGTTGGGGGCTTTTCGGATCACTTGCGCTATGTCGATCAAATGATCGGCCTTGCGCCCGGCGAGACGACGTATGGGGCAATGAATATATTGCTGTTGCCTAATCACACCTTGGCGGTGGTTGATACACACGTCAATGAGAACCCCACCGCTGAGCAGATAGCCGCTTTCACCATGGCGGCTGCCCGACAGATGCAACGGTTGAATTTAGTGCCTAAAGTGGCTCTATTATCGAGATCTAACTTTGGCTCGGGCTCAAGCGCATCGGGTGACAAAATGCGTGAAGCGCTATCGTTGATTCGAGAGCGTGCACCAGAGATTGAAGTCGACGGGGAAATGCATGGTGACTGCGCGCTCGATGAAACCTTGCGACTCAAAATCTTGCCGACCTCAACGCTGAAGGGGTCTGCGAATTTGGTGGTTTGCCCCAATGTCGATGCCGGTAACATTGCGTACAACCTACTTAAAACGGCGGCTGGTGGCAATGTCGCGGTCGGCCCATTCTTGCTCGGTGTTAACGCTCCGGTTCATATCTTGACGTCAAGTGCCACCGTGAGAAGAATCGTCAACATGACAGCGGTAACCGTGGTGCACGCTAACCATCACACCGGTAGGGATTAAGACTTGACAGTCTTTTTGTGGTTCGTGACCTGTTGCTTTTTTGCGTATCGCAATGGGTCACTCACAAAATGTCACAAAGAGTGATTGATTCCAGCCCGTTATGTGGATACGATTCGCGCATGTGACTCGGATTCATAAAGGTGCTGGCGATGAGTAAGCAGGCAGATCGGCAGTTACGAGATTTGTTAAAGAAAGGCGGCGAATTGAGCCATCAGCATGCGCAAGAGTTTGTTGCGATGGCGCAAACGGGGGAGTTGGTGTGGTGCGAGGCTGATTGCTCCAGAGCGCGTAACCGCTCAGCGCTGTTTCGGGCTGTCGTTAAGGCCGTGGATTATCCGCAGTTTTTTGGTGGCAGTTTTGAGGGCTTATACGACTGCTTGACTGACACCATTGAAGATCAAAAAGTCGGGATTGTTCTTGTGTTCAAGGATTTGCATTCAGCCGATCCCGATATTGAGCGCGATCTTGCTGAATTGCAACAGGTGCTCGGTGACGTTGTGGGCACCGCATCGGATAGCGGACGAGTTTTTATTTACTGCATTGAACACGGCGGTAAGCATCCAGACGATGTACCTGGCGTTGTTCATAACTGGAGTGAGGAATAGTCAGCGACCCGGTGGCCTGTCAGTCCCGCTAGCCTATCAGCCAACTAAGGCCTGCGACGGCAACCAGACCGGCTGTTTCTGTCCTCAAGACCCGCTGCCCGAGTGAGATAGGGTAGGCGCCGGCGTCTAGCCAGCGGCTTGCTTCGTGGTCTTCCCACCCACCCTCGGGCCCAACGATAATGCTCGCAGCCTTTGCTGATCTGATGGCCTCTAGCACTGAGGGCTCGTCAAGACGAAGCGTTTGTGAGTGCAGGTGACAAAGCAGCATGGGCCGATCGCTTACACTCGCAATCGCCTCATCGACGGCGCAAGGGGCATGAATTTGCATCAGACGGTTGCGGCCACACTGTTCGCTAGCAGCAACGACCTGCTTTTGCCACTGAGCCGTGCGCTTGGCGGCTCGATCGTGGCTTAATTTCACGGTGCTGCGATGCGCGGTCACCGGGATCAATGAGGTAACCCCAAGCTCAACGGCTTTCTCGATCACCCAGTCCATACGGTCCTGACTGGCAATGCCTTGGACCAGGGTCAGCCGATACGGCAATTCCCGATCGATTTTTGCGATGTCACTGACGACAGCAATGGCTTGTCCAGATTTTTCAAACTCCAGAAGGGCGGTGGCTTGTACGCCTGACCCATCAAAAAGCACGACTTCCTGACCAGCTTTCAGGCGGCGTACCCGAATGTGATGGTTGACTTGATCGGGTAACGCCACCTTGGTGTTGGCCAAAAGCGGTATTTCACAGAAAAATCTAGGCAGACTCATGGAATCAGATGTTACCCGAGCGCCGGCGCGCCACGGAATCAACAAGAGTCTCAGGTGCTAAAATCCGGGGTTTCCCTGATAGTCACGCTTAAACAATTCGTTTGCCTGGCGATCTTTACTTACCTGCACAGTCTGCCTGCCATGTCTGAATCTGCCGCTTCCCCCGCCCAAATGGCCAATGCCATCCGAGCCTTGTCCATGGACGCCGTCCAAAAAGCCAAGTCCGGTCACCCGGGGGCGCCGATGGGAATGGCTGAAATCGCCACCAGTCTGTTTACCCGACACCTTCGACATAACCCCGCTGATCCGGCATGGATGAATCGTGACCGCTTTGTGTTGTCCAACGGGCACGGCTCGATGCTGATATACAGCGTGTTGCATTTGTGTGGCTATGACTTGCCAATGAGCGAAATTGAGCAGTTTCGCCAACTGCACTCAAAAACGCCGGGGCACCCAGAGGTCGGCGTCACGCCTGGTGTAGAGACGACAACGGGACCGCTGGGTCAGGGGCTTTCCAATGCAGTGGGGATGGCACTGGCTGAGGCACTGCTGGCAGCGGAATTCAATCGGGGTGATCATCAAGTCATCAACCATCGCACTTATGCTTTTGTCGGTGACGGTTGCCTCATGGAAGGTATCTCGCACGAGGTTTGCTCGTTGGCCGGTACGTGGCGCTTGGGCAAGTTGATCGTTGTCTACGATGACAACGGTATTTCGATCGATGGCAAAGTCGAGAACTGGTTTACAGATGATACGGCTCGCCGATTTGAGGCTTATGGCTGGAACGTGGTGCGTGATGTCGATGGCCATGATCCAGAGGCGGTCGATGCGGCACTGACTCAGGCCGAGGCGCTCGGTGAGACGCAGCAACGACCGACACTGGTCATTTGCAAGACGGTGATTGGACAGGGTGCTCCGAATATGGCGGGCACTGACAAGGTCCATGGTGCCCCACTTGGGGATGCTGAAATTGCCGCCACACGTGGTGCTTTGGGTTGGACTCATCAACCATTTCAGCTGCCCGAAGAGGTTCGTGCCGCTTGGGATATGCGTCAGCGTGGCCAGACTTTACAACGTGAGTGGTCGGTGCGCTGGGAGGCCTACCAGAAGCAATTCCCGGCTGAAGCTAAAGAACTGTCACGCCGCATGGCTGGTGATCTACCTGCAGATTTTGAGGCAATTGTGCAGCAGCTGATGGCTAAAACCGATCAGGCAGCCCAAACGCTCGCGACTCGCAAGGCATCGCAACAAGCAATCGAAGCGCTGGTGCAGTCTTTGCCTGAAATGCTCGGTGGGTCTGCCGATTTAACGGGCTCGAACTTTACCGATTGGGCTGGTGCGGTGCCAGTGCGGGCAGGGGATGGTGGGATCAGTTTTGGGCGCCACATCAACTATGGGGTGCGAGAGTTTGGCATGGCTGCCATCATGAACGGGGTTGCTTTGCATGGTGGTTATTTGCCGTTTGGCGGCACGTTTTTGACGTTTTCTGACTACTCGCGCAATGCCATACGTATGGCTGCATTGATGAGGCAACGCGTGATACACGTATTCACGCATGACTCAATTGGTCTAGGCGAGGATGGCCCAACCCATCAATCAGTGGAGCATGCAGCTAGCCTGCGTCTGATTCCGAATTTATCGGTGTGGCGACCATGTGACACGGTCGAAACAGCGGCTGCGTGGGCAGCTGCTATTGGACGTCCGGCGAGCATTGGCATGTCAGTGCGAGAGGGAGGGCCAACGGCTCTGTTATTGTCGCGCCAGAACTTGCCATTTGTTCAGCGCGACCAGACAGTACTTTCGAACGTCAGTCGTGGTGGGTATGTCCTGTCTGATGCTGATCATCCCAAGGCAGTGATCATCGCAACGGGTTCTGAAGTTGAACTCGCGCTCAAAGCGCAAGCGACTCTGGCTAGTGAGGGTATCGCTGTCCGCGTGGTTTCCATGCCAAGCACGGACGTATTTGAGTTGCAGACAGCTGACTACCGAGCGTCCGTACTACCCAAGGGCATGCCACGCGTGGCGGTTGAAGCCGGTGTGCGGGATTTCTGGTTCAAGTATGTGGGTCTAGAAGGGGCAGTGGTTGGTATTGACCGATATGGAGAGTCAGCGCCAGCCGGTGATTTGTTCGAGTATTTTGGGCTAACGGCAGATGCGGTAGTGGCTGCCGTCAAACAGGTTTTGTAAACAAGGAGATTGGTGTCATGGCAATTCGTGTTGCAATCAACGGTTATGGTCGGATTGGCCGCAATATTCTGCGTGCCCACTACGAGGGTGGCAAAAAGCATGATATTGAGATCATGGCGATCAATGACCTCGGCGATCCTCAAACCAACGCGCATCTAACGCAGTACGACACGGCACATGGGAAATTCCCCGGCACGGTCGGCGTTGAAGGCGAACACATGATTGTCAACGGTGACAAGATTCGTGTACTGGCCAATCGCAATCCAGCCGAATTGCCATGGGGCGAGCTCGGTGTTGATGTGGTGCTTGAGTGCACGGGCTTTTTTACCAGCAAAGAAAAAGCATCAGCTCACCTAAAAGGCGGTGCCAAGAAAGTCATCATCTCGGCACCTGGCGGTAAGGATGTCGATGCAACGGTGGTGTTCGGTGTTAACCAAAACGTACTCAAGGCAGAGCACACCGTGATTTCCAATGCGTCATGCACAACCAACTGCCTGGCGCCTTTGGTCAAACCATTGAATGACAAACTCGGTGTTGAGACGGGTTTGATGACCACAGTGCACGCCTATACCAACGATCAAGTTCTGACAGATGTCTATCACGAAGACTTGCGTCGCGCACGCTCGGCCACGATGAGCATGATTCCCACCAAAACTGGTGCTGCTGCTGCTGTTGGTCTGGTTTTGCCGGAATTAAATGGCAAGCTTGACGGCTATGCGATCCGTGTGCCGACCATCAACGTGTCTATCGTTGATCTGTCGTTTATTGCCAAGCGTGAGACGACAGTGGAGGAGGTTAATTCAATCCTCAAAGCAGCCGCGGATGGTGAGTTAAAGGGTATCTTGGAATACAACACAGCGCCATTGGTGTCGATCGATTTCAATCACAATCCGGCGTCGAGCAACTTTGATGCAACCTTAACCAAAGTGTCTGGCAAGCTGGTGAAAGTTTCATCGTGGTATGACAACGAGTGGGGCTTTAGCAATCGTATGCTGGACACCACGGTTGCATTGATGAAAGCAAAGTAAATCAATGAAAGTCAAGACTCTAGCGCAACTCGCTGATTCGGGCGAGTTAAAAAACAAGCGGGTGTTTATTCGTGCTGACCTGAACGTACCGCTCGATGATCAGGGCAGGATTACGGAAGACACCCGTATTCGTGCGTCAGTGCCCGGCATCAAGCTCGCACTCGATGCAGGTGCGGCGGTGATGATCACCTCCCATCTTGGGCGTCCCACCGAGGGTGAGCTTAAGCCAGAAGATAGCTTGGCTCCAGTGGCCGTTCGCCTGCAGGAGTTGCTCGGTCAGCCAGTCAGGTTGCTCACTAACTGGCTTGACGGTGTTGACGTATCGGCAGGCGAAGTGGTCTTGCTAG
Protein-coding sequences here:
- a CDS encoding pyridoxal phosphate-dependent aminotransferase; this encodes MTAQLAHRLQHTQTFHAMEIFKRTLALQSLGRDIISLGIGEPDFTAAPAVLEAMKLAADKGLGKYGPAAGIMPLREAIAQFYADQLGARVDPHRVIVTNGASGALLLASLALINPGQEVLMPDPCYPANSNFIMAAGGTTKLIRTEPERQFQLTAQDIRMHWTERTAGVLIASPGNPTGTSIEPDELRGIINAVNQLNGFVMMDEIYLGLSYRDKRCSALAIDDNLIILNSFSKYFHMTGWRLGWMIVPPELVAPIEKLASSLMICPPTLAQHGALACFEPNTIELLEHRREAFRARRDFLVQGLEAIGFDIPAKPDGAFYVYADISRFSNDSDQLVDVLLEKAGVALVPGIDFGPAHAKSKVRLAYTIGLDRLEDAVGRIDRCLNT
- a CDS encoding NADP-dependent malic enzyme; translated protein: MDENFRKSALLYHEQGRPGKISIAPTKTLSNQRDLALAYSPGVAAACEEIVTDPVNAVRYTARGNLVGVITNGTAVLGLGNIGALASKPVMEGKAVLFKKFAGIDVFDIEINEQDPQKLVEIIAGLEPTFGGINLEDIKAPECFMVERELRKRMNIPVFHDDQHGTAICVTAAFINGLKVVDKQIEKVKVVVSGAGAAALACLDLMVDMGLPLKNIWVTDIEGVVYEGRQTLMDPDKARYAQKTDARKLADVIGDADVFLGLSAGGVLKPDMVARMAVRPLILALANPNPEILPADAHAVRDDVVMSTGRSDYPNQVNNVLCFPYIFRGALDVGATTITRGMEKAAVHAIARLAQEEQSEVVQAAYGTGDVSFGPQYFIPKPFDPRLITRIAPAVAKAAMEEGVALRPIQDLDSYVEQLEQFVYQSGAFMKPVFSAAKGFVKAGGKARIVFTEGEDERVLRAVQVVVDEKLAKPILVGRPTVLADRIEKHGLRIKLGEDVEVVNPDWDDRFHRYWTTYWELMCRRGVTKEMARVEMRRRLTLIGAMMVHLGDADGMICGTVGGFSDHLRYVDQMIGLAPGETTYGAMNILLLPNHTLAVVDTHVNENPTAEQIAAFTMAAARQMQRLNLVPKVALLSRSNFGSGSSASGDKMREALSLIRERAPEIEVDGEMHGDCALDETLRLKILPTSTLKGSANLVVCPNVDAGNIAYNLLKTAAGGNVAVGPFLLGVNAPVHILTSSATVRRIVNMTAVTVVHANHHTGRD
- a CDS encoding barstar family protein — protein: MSKQADRQLRDLLKKGGELSHQHAQEFVAMAQTGELVWCEADCSRARNRSALFRAVVKAVDYPQFFGGSFEGLYDCLTDTIEDQKVGIVLVFKDLHSADPDIERDLAELQQVLGDVVGTASDSGRVFIYCIEHGGKHPDDVPGVVHNWSEE
- a CDS encoding 16S rRNA (uracil(1498)-N(3))-methyltransferase, which gives rise to MSLPRFFCEIPLLANTKVALPDQVNHHIRVRRLKAGQEVVLFDGSGVQATALLEFEKSGQAIAVVSDIAKIDRELPYRLTLVQGIASQDRMDWVIEKAVELGVTSLIPVTAHRSTVKLSHDRAAKRTAQWQKQVVAASEQCGRNRLMQIHAPCAVDEAIASVSDRPMLLCHLHSQTLRLDEPSVLEAIRSAKAASIIVGPEGGWEDHEASRWLDAGAYPISLGQRVLRTETAGLVAVAGLSWLIG
- the tkt gene encoding transketolase, producing the protein MSESAASPAQMANAIRALSMDAVQKAKSGHPGAPMGMAEIATSLFTRHLRHNPADPAWMNRDRFVLSNGHGSMLIYSVLHLCGYDLPMSEIEQFRQLHSKTPGHPEVGVTPGVETTTGPLGQGLSNAVGMALAEALLAAEFNRGDHQVINHRTYAFVGDGCLMEGISHEVCSLAGTWRLGKLIVVYDDNGISIDGKVENWFTDDTARRFEAYGWNVVRDVDGHDPEAVDAALTQAEALGETQQRPTLVICKTVIGQGAPNMAGTDKVHGAPLGDAEIAATRGALGWTHQPFQLPEEVRAAWDMRQRGQTLQREWSVRWEAYQKQFPAEAKELSRRMAGDLPADFEAIVQQLMAKTDQAAQTLATRKASQQAIEALVQSLPEMLGGSADLTGSNFTDWAGAVPVRAGDGGISFGRHINYGVREFGMAAIMNGVALHGGYLPFGGTFLTFSDYSRNAIRMAALMRQRVIHVFTHDSIGLGEDGPTHQSVEHAASLRLIPNLSVWRPCDTVETAAAWAAAIGRPASIGMSVREGGPTALLLSRQNLPFVQRDQTVLSNVSRGGYVLSDADHPKAVIIATGSEVELALKAQATLASEGIAVRVVSMPSTDVFELQTADYRASVLPKGMPRVAVEAGVRDFWFKYVGLEGAVVGIDRYGESAPAGDLFEYFGLTADAVVAAVKQVL
- the gap gene encoding type I glyceraldehyde-3-phosphate dehydrogenase, with product MAIRVAINGYGRIGRNILRAHYEGGKKHDIEIMAINDLGDPQTNAHLTQYDTAHGKFPGTVGVEGEHMIVNGDKIRVLANRNPAELPWGELGVDVVLECTGFFTSKEKASAHLKGGAKKVIISAPGGKDVDATVVFGVNQNVLKAEHTVISNASCTTNCLAPLVKPLNDKLGVETGLMTTVHAYTNDQVLTDVYHEDLRRARSATMSMIPTKTGAAAAVGLVLPELNGKLDGYAIRVPTINVSIVDLSFIAKRETTVEEVNSILKAAADGELKGILEYNTAPLVSIDFNHNPASSNFDATLTKVSGKLVKVSSWYDNEWGFSNRMLDTTVALMKAK